The DNA sequence CCTCCTCCAGCACGATTTCGCCTTCACCTACGGCCAGCCGCCGGTCCTCGCCGCCTACACGCCGCCGCCGCACTGCCCCTCCCCAACCTCCGCCAAAATCGTCCTCGAGTGGACGGCGACGTGCAAGGGCAGGCAATTCGACCGCATCTTCGGCATCTGGATCGGCGGCGCCGAAATCCTCCGCAGCTGCACTGCCGAGCCATCCGCCGCCGGCATTATCTGGACGGTGAAGAAGGACGTCACGAGGTACTCCTCTCTTCTCTCCACAAACCAAACCCTAGCTGTTTATTTGGGGAATCTCGTCGATTCCACCTACACCGGCGTCTACCACGTCAACATCTCCCTCCATTTCTACGCCACTGAGGAAAAAACCGCCTCCACCGCCGCAGATCTAATCCTTCCGATCTCGAAAAATCCGCAATCAAACGACGGATTGTGGTTTGAAATCGAGAATTCGAAACAAGCAGAATCGAAGCAATTCAGAATTCCGTTGAACACATACAGAGCAGTGTTGGAGATTTACGTCTCGTTTCACGAAAACGATGAATTCTGGTACGGAAATCCCCCAAATGAGTACCTGTCAGCCAATAACCTCACCGATCTGGCCGGAAACGGTCCTTTCCGAGAAATCGTAGTGAAATTGGACGGCGAAATCGTCGGCGCCGTGTTCCCGTTCACCGTGATCTACACCGGCGGAGTGAATCCCCTCCTCTGGCGGCCGATCTCCGCCATCGGCTCCTTCGATCTCCCCACCTACGACGTCGATCTCACACCTTTCTTAGGCGAATTGCTAGATAACAAACCTCACGATCTCGAATTCAGCGTGACGAATGCGTTAAATGTTTGGTACATCGATGCGAATTTGCATCTGTGGTTAGATGAGAAAAGTGAGAAAACACAGGGGAAGATTCTAGAGCACAGAGCATCGgaactctctctctccgtTTTCTCCAACTTCACGGGATTGGACGGCGTGTTTGTCACCAATGCCAGCCGCTCGATCGTCTCGAGCGGCGTGGTGAGCTCATCCCGAGGCGAGGTCGTCACGACCTCGCTCCGAGAGCTGGGGTACACGAGCTCGATGACGATGGGGAATGATGGGAATAGGCAAGTTGTTGAGCAGGTGATCACATTCAACACGAGCGTTGATAGTGATCACCGCCTCGCCTCGTCTCCGTCGTCTTCTGCAAACGCGGAAAGGAGGTTTAGCATTTGGTATGTTGATAATTACAGTTATtgtctaattatttttggcGGAAATTATTGACACGGATACAAATCtagattcataattaatatcgcatgtttaataattgaagtcaATAAATTGCTAGAGTTGACAACTTTCATAATTGGCATTAAAACtaagagttttttttaacattttctcaatttttcttgaaaaatattcTGGTGGCCTATTTATAAATGTTGTTAATGTGActcacatttttcaaattgATAACTTGGCTAAGTTATTATGTTATGACTTCGTGGGAAAATTGTGAATAAtgttaaaattcataattaatacaACTGATTTTCAAAGTTGTgtgatatattaaaatttgatcaaaattcatgattaCGTCCTACTAtactttgatttaattaattaaagttcaattttaattaatcaaagcTCAATAACCTAATTCGATCCAATATAT is a window from the Salvia hispanica cultivar TCC Black 2014 chromosome 1, UniMelb_Shisp_WGS_1.0, whole genome shotgun sequence genome containing:
- the LOC125201595 gene encoding peptide-N4-(N-acetyl-beta-glucosaminyl)asparagine amidase A-like codes for the protein MAATIPSLLLTLILLHLHPPPLSAAANLRRTTTLFTPHFNFNSTLSSTGGDAPPTTYFEVTKPIQLPATAPCSYLLLQHDFAFTYGQPPVLAAYTPPPHCPSPTSAKIVLEWTATCKGRQFDRIFGIWIGGAEILRSCTAEPSAAGIIWTVKKDVTRYSSLLSTNQTLAVYLGNLVDSTYTGVYHVNISLHFYATEEKTASTAADLILPISKNPQSNDGLWFEIENSKQAESKQFRIPLNTYRAVLEIYVSFHENDEFWYGNPPNEYLSANNLTDLAGNGPFREIVVKLDGEIVGAVFPFTVIYTGGVNPLLWRPISAIGSFDLPTYDVDLTPFLGELLDNKPHDLEFSVTNALNVWYIDANLHLWLDEKSEKTQGKILEHRASELSLSVFSNFTGLDGVFVTNASRSIVSSGVVSSSRGEVVTTSLRELGYTSSMTMGNDGNRQVVEQVITFNTSVDSDHRLASSPSSSANAERRFSIWYATDYVDNDDGSYASVANVTLGFEEGVRRSGVGTSRVRNVQRAEGSTVVRGNLVVSGVGRNQQEYGYSSDKWCYFRNVSSFNYTILHDEVSHACIKDRLWPYSSRRNFRVKKGLIGF